The DNA window ACATCCCCACCCCGCCATCCGAGCTGAAACTTGCACCACAGCAGCCGATTGCGCTAACGACACTTGCAAAGATCACCCAGGAAATGTAATCTGCGCCATTCACCACGGAGATACCGGCGTGTGCCATTGTGAGCATCACCACCACACACCACATCCCCACCCCGCCATCCGAGCTGAAACTTGCACCACAGCTGCTGATTGTTCTAACGACACCTGCCATGACCAGCAGGGAAATGTCGTCTGTGCCATTCACCACGGAGACACCGGCGTGTGCCATTGTGAGCATCACCACCACACACCACATCCCCACCCCGCCATCCGAGCTGAAACTTGCACCACAGCAGCCGATTGCGCTAACGACACTTGCAAAGATCACCCAGGAAATGTAATCTGCGCCATTCATCACGGAGATACCGGCGTGTGCCATTGTGAGCATCACCACCACACACCACATCCCCACCCCGCCATCCGAGCTGAAACTTGCACCACAGCAGCCGATTGCGCTAACGACACTTGCAAAGATCACCCAGGAAATGTAATCTGCGCCATTCACCACGGAGATACCGGCGTGTGCCATTGTGAGCATCACCACCACACACCACATCCCCACCCCGCCATCCGAGCTGAAACTTGCACCACAGCTGCTGATTGTTCTAACGACACCTGCCATGACCAGCAGGGAAATGTCGTCTGTGCCATTCACCACGGAGACACCGGCGTGTGCCATTGTGAGCATCACCACCACACACCACATCCCCACCCCGCCATCCGAGCTGAAACTTGCACCACAGCAGCCGATTGCGCTAACGACACTTGCAAAGATCACCCAGGAAATGTTATCTGCGCCATTCACCACGGAGATACCGGCGTGTGCCATTGTGAGCATCACCACCACACACCACATCCCCACCCCGCCATCCGAGCTGAAACTTGCACCACAGCAGCCGATTGCGCTAACGACACTTGCAAAGATCACCCAGGAAATGTAATCTGCGCCATTCACCACGGAGATACCGGCGTGTGCCATTGTGAGCATCACCACCACACACCACATCCCCACCCCGCCATCCGAGCTGAAACTTGCACCACAGCAGCCGATTGCGCTAACGACACTTGCAAAGATCACCCAGGAAATGTAATCTGCGCCATTCACCACGGAGATACCGGCGTGTGCCATTGTGAGCATCACCACCACACACCACATCCCCACCCCGCCATCCGAGCTGAAACTTGCACCACAGCTGCTGATTGTTCTAACGACACCTGCCATGACCAGCAGGGAAATGTCGTCTGTGCCATTCACCACGGAGATACCGGCGTCTGCCATTGCGAGCACCACCACCACACACCACATCCCCACCCCGCAGTCAGAAACGACAAATGTTACAATGATACTGATTGTTCACCGACTACATGTCACGGTCAGGATGGGATTATAACCTGTGAAATCCATCACGAAGGTCATGCAGGAATATGCCATTGTGCACGTGAGTAATtgctcttttttaaatattaaccgttattgaaaattaaagcgGCAAAATATGACGAATTTACATGACCATGTGTGAATTATACTTGTATACAATTTTGTCTTCACAGATGTACAATACTCGTTTGAAGATGAAAATGATGAGTAAGGAACACTCTCTACATGTAGATCAACTATTACATttctcattttaaaatatatatctaatTCATAATACTATTATACACTGTATAGGTTTTTCTTTGTTAAGTTATATATGTGTTTTCTGTTTTGTCTGTACAATAAATTGTGCTTTTAACGAGACTTTGTGGTTTTACATATACCGGGTATATTTAGGAAATAAAGTACGAGAACTATCGTGAATgatgcagaataacctccgaggttaagaaatgttgtttgaaatataaaagccgaggcgttagccgaggcttttatatttcaaacaacatttcgagaccgaggaggttatcctgcaataTTCACggaaacaagaactttatttctattctactaacagcccagtatttctacagttcgtttctcctatagagagacgatctatgtcattttgacggctgttccgtgtaaccccaacggttttgttagtaatatttacatgtgtatcgatcaaaggaatcacatgcagacgacagaatttttctttggatttttaatactcttcacttatttataaaatatctttgagttgtattcctaatattttaagggaaATTTAATACGATAAttactacacgttatatattttatataaaaacacgcagtgaaaatgtgctagggaggtcctaggaacagctgCATTGAtctctttaaaataaacaaaagaggcaatacacatcgttttaACTGGAACTAATaggtgaaattgacatggtttaaaaactttttacggtttgaagttatACTTTCAGGATCAGTGCAAGACAAATAgttatttctgatctgataatttactgatgacgtccgtggtatattggagaataatttaattctggttgtaacgcgctttctgattggttaaaaaatttatttcatatcgtataaagaatgttgccttcgtcatag is part of the Crassostrea angulata isolate pt1a10 chromosome 3, ASM2561291v2, whole genome shotgun sequence genome and encodes:
- the LOC128175641 gene encoding neurogenic locus notch homolog protein 1-like, producing MMQNNLRVTVSAFPNLQERAESCTTAADCANDTCKDHPGNVICAIHHGDTGVCHCEHHHHTPHPHPAIRAETCTTAADCANDTCKDHPGNVICAIHHGDTGVCHCEHHHHTPHPHPAIRAETCTTAADCSNDTCHDQQGNVVCAIHHGDTGVCHCEHHHHTPHPHPAIRAETCTTAADCANDTCKDHPGNVICAIHHGDTGVCHCEHHHHTPHPHPAIRAETCTTAADCANDTCKDHPGNVICAIHHGDTGVCHCEHHHHTPHPHPAIRAETCTTAADCSNDTCHDQQGNVVCAIHHGDTGVCHCEHHHHTPHPHPAIRAETCTTAADCANDTCKDHPGNVICAIHHGDTGVCHCEHHHHTPHPHPAIRAETCTTAADCANDTCKDHPGNVICAIHHGDTGVCHCEHHHHTPHPHPAIRAETCTTAADCANDTCKDHPGNVICAIHHGDTGVCHCEHHHHTPHPHPAIRAETCTTAADCSNDTCHDQQGNVVCAIHHGDTGVCHCEHHHHTPHPHPAVRNDKCYNDTDCSPTTCHGQDGIITCEIHHEGHAGICHCAHVQYSFEDENDE